A section of the Pseudanabaena mucicola str. Chao 1806 genome encodes:
- a CDS encoding IS256 family transposase, producing the protein MNIRKELLDELLQECKTPPDLFGEGGILKQLTTALVERALEAELSTHLGYKKHESRPEGQSNSRNGYSQKKVQGDFGVAEIAVPRDRNGEFEPQMVKKGQSRLSGLDEKIIALYARGMSVRDIQSQLQEMYGVEVSPTLISNVTDEVIDEVKQWQNRPLDAVYPIVFLDCLVIKVRDNGRVINKSLYFALAVNMDGYKELLGMWISPNEGAKFWLSVLTEIRNRGVKDILIACVDGLTGFPNAIETVFPKTQVQLCIVHMVRNSVAFVPWQQRKQVCADLKAIYAATTESEAEFNLELFAEKWDKLYPSISKSWRSHWANIIPFFAFPLEIRKAIYTTNAIESMNSSLRKVIKSQQIFPTDEAAFKLVYLAMRNISKKWTMPIRDWKPALNRFAILFEDRLHL; encoded by the coding sequence ATGAATATCCGCAAAGAATTGCTAGACGAATTGCTGCAAGAATGTAAAACACCACCCGACCTATTCGGAGAAGGAGGAATCCTGAAACAACTAACCACCGCATTAGTGGAACGAGCATTAGAAGCAGAATTATCAACGCATCTAGGGTACAAGAAGCACGAATCCAGACCAGAAGGACAAAGCAACAGTCGCAACGGCTATAGCCAGAAAAAAGTCCAAGGCGACTTTGGCGTAGCCGAAATTGCAGTACCACGCGATCGCAACGGAGAGTTTGAACCACAGATGGTAAAGAAAGGGCAAAGCCGCTTGTCAGGACTAGACGAGAAGATCATTGCCCTATATGCCAGAGGGATGAGTGTCAGGGATATCCAGTCCCAGTTGCAAGAAATGTATGGTGTCGAGGTATCACCGACCCTGATTTCCAATGTCACTGATGAAGTGATCGATGAGGTGAAACAATGGCAAAACCGTCCCCTTGATGCGGTTTATCCGATTGTATTTCTGGACTGTCTAGTCATCAAAGTGCGAGACAATGGCAGGGTGATTAACAAGTCCCTGTACTTTGCCTTGGCGGTGAATATGGACGGATACAAGGAATTATTGGGTATGTGGATTTCACCGAATGAGGGTGCAAAATTCTGGTTATCGGTACTCACCGAAATTCGTAACCGTGGGGTCAAAGATATTTTGATTGCTTGCGTTGACGGTTTGACTGGTTTTCCCAATGCTATCGAAACGGTATTTCCTAAAACGCAGGTGCAGTTGTGCATTGTCCACATGGTCAGAAACTCGGTTGCTTTTGTCCCTTGGCAACAACGCAAGCAGGTTTGTGCCGATCTCAAGGCGATTTATGCGGCGACGACGGAATCGGAGGCGGAGTTTAACCTTGAACTCTTTGCTGAAAAATGGGACAAACTATATCCCTCGATCTCCAAATCTTGGCGCAGTCATTGGGCGAACATTATCCCCTTCTTTGCGTTTCCTCTTGAGATTCGCAAAGCAATTTATACGACTAATGCGATTGAGTCGATGAATAGCAGTTTGCGGAAGGTGATTAAGTCTCAGCAGATTTTTCCGACCGATGAGGCTGCTTTCAAGCTGGTTTACTTGGCTATGCGGAATATTTCTAAGAAATGGACTATGCCCATTCGCGATTGGAAACCTGCTCTCAATCGCTTTGCGATCCTCTTCGAGGATCGGCTCCATCTCTAG
- a CDS encoding GtrA family protein encodes MIRSLISKIKTKIKKSRFIKFLFVGIINTIFGYSVFAILIILKLDYQYALLLATICGVMFNFKTIGTLVFKTKNNELIFRFIGVYCVIYILNVELIKIFNSFGINILISQAILVLPLAIISYVLNKKFVFNGNNK; translated from the coding sequence ATGATTCGATCGCTTATTTCAAAAATTAAAACAAAAATCAAAAAGAGTAGATTTATTAAATTTTTATTTGTGGGAATAATTAATACTATATTTGGGTATTCTGTTTTTGCAATATTGATTATACTAAAGCTCGATTATCAATATGCTTTACTTCTAGCGACAATTTGTGGGGTGATGTTCAATTTTAAAACTATAGGTACTTTAGTTTTTAAAACTAAAAACAATGAATTGATATTTCGATTTATTGGAGTGTATTGTGTAATCTATATATTAAATGTTGAACTCATTAAAATCTTTAATTCTTTTGGGATTAATATATTGATATCACAAGCAATATTAGTTCTACCGTTGGCAATAATTTCTTATGTTTTAAACAAAAAGTTTGTATTTAATGGCAATAACAAATGA
- a CDS encoding glycosyltransferase family 2 protein, which yields MKKISIVTPCYNEENNIDDIYLCVKQLFTQLENYNYEHLFIDNASTDRTVEILKEIATKDANVKIIINCRNFGTVRSIYYALLQTSGDAVVYLAADLQEPTQLIPEFIKKWEEGYKVVKGIKTSSKENFLMYSLRSIYYYLMSKISDTEVTSHFTGFGLYDKKVIEVLREINDPYPYFRGLLEELGFSNIKIPYQQQQRKKGKSSYNLYRYFDEAMLGVTSHSRIPLRLATIIGMIMSFISLVVAIGYIIAKLLFWQAFPLGTATVSVGLFLLASIQLFFIGIIGEYIGLIHMRMLKRPLVLERERINFEVVTKSGDE from the coding sequence ATGAAGAAAATTAGTATAGTTACTCCTTGTTATAACGAAGAAAATAATATTGATGATATTTATTTATGTGTAAAACAGCTTTTTACGCAACTAGAAAATTATAACTATGAACATCTATTTATAGATAATGCATCTACCGATCGCACGGTTGAAATTTTAAAAGAAATTGCGACAAAAGATGCAAATGTAAAAATCATTATTAATTGTAGAAATTTTGGGACTGTGCGTTCGATATATTATGCTCTTCTGCAAACTTCTGGTGACGCTGTAGTTTACCTGGCTGCGGATTTGCAAGAACCAACTCAATTGATCCCTGAATTTATCAAAAAATGGGAAGAGGGTTATAAGGTTGTTAAGGGAATTAAAACTTCCAGCAAAGAAAACTTTTTGATGTACTCGTTAAGAAGTATTTATTATTATTTAATGAGTAAAATCTCTGACACTGAAGTTACTAGTCATTTTACGGGATTTGGTCTTTACGATAAAAAGGTTATCGAAGTCCTGAGAGAAATTAATGATCCCTATCCATACTTTCGTGGTCTGCTAGAAGAGCTTGGCTTTTCTAATATCAAAATTCCTTACCAACAACAGCAACGCAAAAAAGGGAAAAGTAGTTACAATCTTTATCGTTACTTCGATGAGGCTATGCTTGGTGTTACCAGTCACTCTCGCATACCATTAAGATTAGCAACGATTATCGGGATGATCATGTCCTTTATTAGTTTGGTAGTTGCCATTGGTTATATCATCGCCAAGCTTCTTTTTTGGCAAGCATTCCCCCTAGGTACAGCAACTGTTTCAGTTGGTTTGTTTTTACTTGCTTCTATTCAACTTTTTTTTATCGGTATTATTGGGGAATATATTGGATTGATCCATATGAGAATGCTCAAACGTCCGTTGGTGCTAGAAAGAGAGCGTATTAATTTTGAGGTTGTTACTAAGTCAGGAGATGAATAA